The sequence AAAGAAATCTCCATTGTAAACAAACACAACACAATATCTATAACTTGCCTGCTTAATTTTCCGCATTTCAAACTCTTGCCTGAATTGACTCGACTCCTCAGATTGTTGGAAGAATTCATTATCCAACCGCCCCTCTACCAAAATACATGAAACACATAAGTAAAGTAAACTGAAAATAATCAAATGGAACTGAGCTGTCCATACATTATAATCACTAAAAAAGCACCAAACAGCCTTCATAATGCAAAAAATTACCCGaatcaaatttgatttcagtacgaGAAGCTGAAGCTGCCCAGCCGCCTCCAGTTTGTCTGGGTGCAGCAGGAGTCCCATCTGGTATATCCTGGATCCTATCTGGCAATGCATGGACCAAGTCATTACGAGCAGCAAAATCTTGGGTTGAAAGCCCTTTCACCTGTAAACCAATTAGCATCAATTATGAATCACGCTGCCTATACCCCAAAGCAATCATGCCGCCTTGTGTTGTATACTAAACAAGCAAAATTGGCAACTTACACACACGCAGAGGCATCTCATATACTCTTAAAcaatactaaaatcccatataCAAGTGCAACcatctttcaatttttcaattttgaccAAAATGTGCTAGGCTACTATCAATTTCCCAAACAATTTGACGAAATGCACAATTACAAATGCGAACATTACCAAAAATCATTAAAACAGTAAGTGCTGACCTTCTTTACAGCCAACCTCTGCAACTTGGGAACCTCCTCAAGCAATCGAGCCTTGGTCCTCCGAATCTCAGCATTCAGCGCAACAGCAGATgccttatttttctctttcgaAGCAATTTCCGCTTTCTGCAAATAAAAAGAACTCCGGTTTCAGTTCAGCACACCATAGAGGTGAAAAACCCTAACTTCACTCCAAAATTCCAGTGAATTTCGTCCGACTACGTCGGGATCAGCTATTAGCCTCTTGAATTTTCCCGAGTTTTCTCAGGGACCAAACAGGGATCGCATGGAGTGaaaatagagaaagagagagagagagagagagagagagagagagggacctGACGAAGGGCTTCAATGTCGGCGTCTACGGAGGCGTAGAGGCGAGCAAAGGCATCGTCGCCGGAGACGTTGAGATCCTTCTGCTTTTCGACGTCGTATCTGTCGTACTTCTGGCAGATCGCCTCTACTCTTGTCAAGATTTCGATGAcgctcatcttcttctctggTTCGTCTCCCTCCTCCTACCTTCCTTTTTCGATTGCAGAGCTGAAAATAAGTCCAAAATCCAGGACCAGAAGATTAAGTTcgattatttatttttatttttttgaatgtttGTGTGTGGGTGGAAAACCAGTAAAGAAAGCGGTTTCAAAGAAGCAACAGCCAACAGCCTGTGTGaacttcaaaaataaataaataaaacatataatttttttcaggAAACGATATTTGCCTCCATAAAGTAGTTTTTCcgctatatatatttttagtaaggaaaaatatagttttttttgttttgtttgaggACATTTTCTATTGAGAGGGGTGATAGTATACTAAATTTATACACACACTAGacgtgacaggacccgacccaattttcgctttggaattcgagccaagtcctgtgcgtgtccgacacctgacAAATGTCGGgtacaaatgacctttttacccttctcgtcccaaattcttttcaaatttcccttagacttctgccgaaaattcagcagagtttcccctgtattttgaccaaacccaaaatttttccacctgttaaacagttaaataaatccacaccagctgccagaatatctcaagtaacagatctcaactctagttttccactaaaactagatatcagagcatttcctaaagttt comes from Prunus dulcis chromosome 6, ALMONDv2, whole genome shotgun sequence and encodes:
- the LOC117630964 gene encoding syntaxin-71-like isoform X2, translating into MSVIEILTRVEAICQKYDRYDVEKQKDLNVSGDDAFARLYASVDADIEALRQKAEIASKEKNKASAVALNAEIRRTKARLLEEVPKLQRLAVKKVKGLSTQDFAARNDLVHALPDRIQDIPDGTPAAPRQTGGGWAASASRTEIKFDSEGRLDNEFFQQSEESSQFRQEFEMRKIKQDQGLDMISDGLDTLKNMAQDMNEEFDRQVPLMDEIDSKVDKASADLKNTNVRLKDTVNQLRSSRNFCIDIILMCVILGIAAYLYNVLKN
- the LOC117630964 gene encoding syntaxin-71-like isoform X1: MSVIEILTRVEAICQKYDRYDVEKQKDLNVSGDDAFARLYASVDADIEALRQKAEIASKEKNKASAVALNAEIRRTKARLLEEVPKLQRLAVKKVKGLSTQDFAARNDLVHALPDRIQDIPDGTPAAPRQTGGGWAASASRTEIKFDSEGRLDNEFFQQSEESSQFRQEFEMRKIKQDQGLDMISDGLDTLKNMAQDMNEEFDRQVPLMDEIDSKVDKASADLKNTNVRLKDTVNQCTEELRWHKERFDQFQELLACPVLFCILRTQFGA